In Campylobacter showae, the genomic stretch TTACGCGGCGGTTTTACACATCAGATTTATTCCTAAGCTAAACAGCCAGTACGCATTTGCCGTGACTTCGATGTTTGCTTATTGGTCGATCATAATGACCTATTTTGGCGTAAACTTCTACCTAAGCGGTATGCATTCGTATGCTGCTGGCGAGCCGATACCGGTGCCGACTTTTGTGTGGGTGGGCGCGCTTTTGATGGTCTTGATAGCTGTTTTGGCGTATTTTAGAAAACCAGATAAAACGGTGAAACTATAATGAATCAAACTACTATAGTAATAATTCTAGCGACGATTCTTTTGATGCTCGTCGCTTCCCTTATTTTTATGGCGGTTAAGCTAGGTAGCGACAAAATTGCAGCCAACAATGCGGCAAAAGAAGTCGCCAATCGAGGCATCACACTAGATGATTTACTCGCCGTAGCAAACGATCCAGGCACTAGCAAAAATAAGTTATTTTCTATTTTGAGGACATTTTCTTCAAATTTTAGGTTACCGCCCAAAAAAGACGGCGTAGCGCCCGAGGATGCAAAAGAGTATTTAAATTTTATTCTAGCTATAGCTTCACATAAAAATGCCGACGCCAAACTAATAGCTTTTATGACTAACGAACTAAAAAAGAAAAATCCTGAATACGCAAGAGAGATCGATGCCTACGAGCAAAAAGGTATGTCGCAAACAAAAAAATAAACTCTAGCTAATTTATTTTGTTTTAAATTTACTATTGAGTTCTGATTTTAGATAACCAAAGACTCCCGTAAATAGCCCCCTCCTAAAAACACACAAACTAATATAGAGTACTTAGGCGATAAATTTTAACGGGATTTGATTTTAATAACCGCCTAAAAATCGCCAAATAAACTTACTTCACAAACGGCAACTCAAATTTAATCCACTCGTAGTCTAGTCCGATTTTCGTCACAGCCTCGTAGCAAATCGCGCTAAGAAGCCCCGCAAAAAGCCCTGCTAGCATATCATCACCCATCACGCCCAGCCCGCCTTTTACGTTTTTGTCGATGCGGCCGATCACGGATGGCTTTAGGATATCAAACGCCCTAAAAAACAGGACCGAGAGCGCAAACTGCACCGCCGTAGCGCCGCTGATAGAAATCGCCAGCCAAACGCCAGCAACCTCATCTATCACGATGCTGCCGTGATCGTGTATGCCAGTTTTTGCCTCATAGTCGTCGATAATCTTAATGCTATATAAAAAAAGGCAAATCGAAACTAAAAACAGCGTGGAAGCGGGCAAAAATATCAAAAATTCGTACGCCGCTACCGCACCCGCAATAGAGCCCACCGTACCGGGAGCCTTAGGGCTAAGACCTGCGCCAAAAAACGTTAAAAATAACCTTTGCATATTTTTCCTTGAAATCAAATTTAAATCATAATCGGCGCATTTTTACTCGCCGATTTTTAGTGCGATTTTAGCAAATTTAACGCGCAAATTTCAAAATTCGGACGTCAAATTTTCGCGGATTTCGGATATTTTCAAATTTGGACGCATGGGCCGCTAAATTTGAACTAAAACCGCAAATTTTACCCAGGCTTTTTTGGTTCTCAAATTTTGATAGCAAGCATATCACTCGTTAAGACGTATACCTAAAAACGTTAAATTTGACGCCAAAGCCGAGCACTATGCCTTGTACCAAACAAGCTGCAGTAACGTAACGCCTCGCGCCATAAATACCAAGTGCCAAATTTTAGAGTTTTTGCGGTGCGGGTCTTGGCAAGTAAAATTTGCAAATTTGAACGCAAAAGCAAAGATAAGATACCGCAAAACGATAAGCTCGCAACGCTAATGCAAAGTAGTCACTCAGTAAATTTTAGCGGCGATAAAACGCGAAGTTTCCCAAGCTAAATTTAACTCTTCCCCTGCTTCGCACTGCAAATTTGTGGCTCTTGGGAAGCAACTGCAAGCGCGACAAAGCTGCAAAGCACACTCCCCACAAAACGAGCCATAATAGAAAAGAACCATACGTCTGTGCCAAATAGGCAAAAAGTGCCAAACAAACAACGCATGCATACAGCAATAAACGATATTTCGACGCAGCAAAAGCCGAAAGCAAATTTAAGTCAGCGACGTCGTCTGATAAAGCTTCATCAAATTTTCGTAAAACTCCCTCTCCGTCTGCTTTTCGAGCAGTCCGTTGCTAGGAAAAAGATCGTCGCAAAGCTTTTGGATATTTTCAAATCGGTTAGGAAAAAGCTCGCTCAGTATCATCGCCGAGATATCGCGCCGCATGAGGATCGCAGGGGGCAGGATACCCGCTAGTAGCAAGGTTTTTAGCGTCTGGGCGTGGTATTTGATATGGTGATGTTGGCCGTGCGGGCAGGTCTTGGTGCTAACTAGCGTCTTGCACTCGTCGCAGTAGACGAGCTCGGGCAGCACTACGATATCTAAATTTAGATCGTTTTTGTATCGCTCCAGCACCGTGTGAGCGACGTTGTGATCGTAAAACATACCGATGCCCGCGTGATTTTGCCCGACTATGAGCTTATGGGCGCCTAGCCTATGCGCCGCGATACACTCGAGCGTCGGATTTAGGTGCGAACTAAAGAGATTTGAGTTCTCAAAAGGCACGATGATCAGGCGGTTTTTGGGGACGTAGTTTTGGATGAAGTATTCCAGCACGCTTTTTTTGAGAGAAAAGCTCATCATCTCGTCCGCGCCGTGGCTTTTTAGTAAAAACAAAAGCACCAGATCGGAGCTGTCTATCGTCATCCTGATCAGGCGCTCGTGCGCGCGGTTAAATGGCTCCGCGGTTAGCATGATCGCCGAGATTTTTCGGACATTTTGCTCCCTTTTGACCTCTTCGATCAGCTTTCTTACTTCAGCTAGCTTGTCGTCGTAGATTTTTATCTCGCCGCTTACGGCTAGTTCGCCGCTTTGGCTTTGCTGTGCGGGCGCGGCTTCGTTAGCGCGAAAGATATTTTGCGAGCTTTTCTCAGCGTTAAATTTAAAAACCTCGCCGACCTCAATATACCCCACGACCTTGCCGCCGTTGATAAGCTCGATATGATCGCCCTTTGAGGCGTTTTTTATCGTTTCTTGATTACACTTGCCGTGTGGCGCAAATACGAAAGTATATGGCATCGGCTCGCCGGCTAAAAAGCCCGTCTCGTAGATCTCGTTCGCCTCATTTTCGTTCATCAAGCGGTTAAATTTGCTAAAAATTTGATTTTCTATGAGATCAAGCGCGCCGAAAGCCTCGTCGTTTATCCAAACGGCGTTATTTTTTCTTGACGACGTCATATTTTTTCCTCTTTTCCCAAAGCGATTTTCGCGAGATGCCTAGCTTTTTGCTAAGCTCGGTGTCGGGGTATTTGTCCTGATAGTTTACGATGATGTGCTTGATGTAGTCGTCGATCGTCAAAATTTCGTCGATTTGGAAATTTTTCTCATCGCTTGTGATATTTAGCGTCTCCATCGGCGTCTCTTCGTTCGGATTGGTCGAGCTTGCGATGATCTTGCGTTTGGCCGCGAGAGAGACGATCTGATTTTTGGCCTCTTGGCGTAAAATTTGAAAATTTGAAAAGTACAAAAGCGTGCGCGGATTTGCCGCGGCTATTGCCTCCACGTCGATGCCGGGTTCTAGCGGGACGTATTTGAAGCTCAAATTTAGCGCCTTTGCGTATTCGAAAACAAAATTATCGGCGTTTATCATTTTATTGCATTTGATGAGAAGCGGCAGCTTTATGCGCTTAAAGTCGAAATTTAGCGCCGAAACGGCCTTAAAATGATAGTTTAAGTAGTCCTGATAGGTCTTTATAAATGTTTGCAGCCGCCTAAACTCCTCAAAATGCTTGATCTTTCGCACCAGCTCCTCGATCATAAACGGCTTTTGTATGTAATCGCTTGCACCAGCTTTTAGCGGGATCGAGACGGTGTCGTTGCTGATATAGGTGATGAGCAGGATAACGACGGAGTCTTTAAATTTTTGTATGATTTTTAGCGTCTCGTCGCCCGCAAACGCGCTAGAGAGCAACACCACGTCAAAGTGCACGTCCTTGCCGCCCTCCTTTACCCTCTGCCCAGGCTCGCTTTTCATCGCCTCCGCCGCGCTTCTTGCGATCTCGCACTCATAGCCTAGATTTTCCAGCTTCGAGGCGATGCTTTGGGCTAGGTAGATTTCGTTTTCTATTATCAAAACTCTCATTTTTTTACTTTCGTCGTTTTATTTTTGCGTCCAGTCGTAAATTTTTAGACTCGCTGACGCCGTGGCAGCTATGCCCTCGCCTCGCCCCGTAAAGCCCAGCTTTTCGGTCGTCGTGGCCTTTACGTTTATGCGGCTCGGGGTTAAACTTAGCGCATTTGCGATGTTTATTTCCATCGCTGATTTAAATTTACTAAGCTTTGGCCTCTCAGCTATGACGGTGACATCGGCGTTTATAAGCTCAAATCCGACGCTTTGAACGAGCCTATATGCTTCTTTTAGTAACATAGCAGAGTCTGCCCCCTTAAATTTATCGTCCGTATCTGGGAAATGCTCGCCTATATCGCCAAGTCCAGCTGCTCCAAGTATGGCGTCTATGAGCGCGTGGATAGCTACGTCGCCGTCGGAGTGAGCCTTTAAATTTCGCTCGAAAGGAATTTTCTCGCCGCCGATTGTTACGAAACTTCCCTCTTTTTTCTCTTCTTCAAAGGCATGCACGTCAAAGCCGTTTCCCACGTAAATTTCACTTGACGGCGCACCAAGGCCGCAAATTTTAGAAAGGTCGTCTTTAAATGTGATTTTTCTCGCGTTTTCATCGCCCTGCACGTACCAAATTTTACCGCCCGCAGCCGCTATCGCCGAGCTATCGTCGGTGTAAATTTGACCTGATTCAAGCGCGCTTTTTAGCATTGCCGTGCGCGAGAGCTGCGGAGTCTGGATGAGCTTGATCTGCTCTCTATCGACGGCCTGGGAGCCCAGATAAACGGTATCGGGTACTTTTAGCGCAGGCACGACGCAGTCGGCGTTTTGGATGCCGCCTATTATGCGAGAAAAAAGCTCGGCGCTAATCATAGGACGAGCTATGTCGCTAACTAAAACGAATTCGCTTTGAACGAGTTTAAGAGCGTTTTTTAGGCTCTCTTGACGCGTCGCTCCGCCTTTTACGAAGCGATAAGACGGGGCAAATTTGCTCATATATTTTTCCTCGTTTGAGGCGATGATTATCTCTTTAAAAGCATAGTGCGAGCTTAAATTTTTAGCCGCAAAGAGCCATAACGGATCGCTCCCGACGCGCAACCACTGCTTTTTAACGGGCATTTCAAAACGGCTGGAGCTTCCGGCTCCGAGCATTATCAGCGTAACGTCTAGCAAAATTTCTCCTTTGGCGAAGTGTTACGATATTATACATCCCAAAAGCTTGTTTTTATCTTTTTTGAGTAAGATTAGAACCAAAATTTTAAGGAGCGAAACATGAAAGAATTTCGGGTCAAATTTGACTCCACCGACAAAACTCCGACGCAGATGTACTACGCTAAAAAAGGCGTCATAACGCCCGAGATGAACTACGTAGCGCAAGCTGAAATGCTAGATCCCGAGCTCGTTAGGAGCGAGGTCGCCGCGGGCAAGATGATAATCCCAGCTAACATCCATCACGCAAATTTGCTCCCGATGGCGATCGGCAGGGAGGCCAAAACCAAAATCAACGCAAATATCGGCAACTCAAGCCTAAGCAGCGATATCTGCGCCGAGCTCGAAAAGCTACAAATTTGCCTAAAATACGGCGCCGATACGGTCATGGATCTAAGCACGGGCGGCGATCTAGATGCCATTAGAAGCGCTATAATCGCAAACTCGACCGTTCCCATAGGCACCGTGCCGATGTATCAGATCATCCACGATATAAAAGAGGTCGAAAATTTAACGACGGATGACATCCTAAAAACGCTTGAAAAGCAGGCACACCAGGGCGTTAGCTACTTTACTATACACGCGGGCTTTTTGCTCAAATTTATGCCGCTGGTCGCAAAGCGAAAGATGGGTATCGTTAGCCGCGGTGGCAGCCTAACTGCTAGCTGGATGATGCATCATCATAAAGAAAACCCGTTTTATGAGGCCTTTGATGACATTTTAGAAATTTGCGCCGCTCACGACGTCGCGCTATCTCTTGGCGACGGGTTGCGTCCTGGCTGCTTATACGACGCGACTGATGAAGCTCAGCTTAGCGAGCTGCGGGTTTTGGGCGAGCTGACGCTGCGCGCATGGGAGAAAAACGTACAGGTTATGATCGAGGGGCCGGGTCATATTCCTTTAAACCAAATAGAGTATAATATGAAAATCGAGCGCGAGCTGTGTCACGGCGCGCCATTCTACGTGCTAGGGCCGCTACCTACGGACATCGGCGCGGGGTACGATCACATCACTTCGGCTATCGGCGGGACGATAGCGGCCTTTTACGGAGCCTCGATGCTGTGCTACGTGACGCCCAAAGAGCACCTAGGCCTACCTAACGCAAACGACGTCAGAGAGGGCATCGTAGCGCATAAAATCGCCGCTCACGCAGCCGACGTCGCGCTAGGCAAGGCTGGAGCCATAGAGCGCGATCACGCGATGAGCGACGCTAGATACGCTTTTGACTGGAACAGGCAGTTTGAGCTAAGCCTAGATCCCGAAAGAGCGCGCGAGCTGCATGATGAAAGCTTGCCGCAAGAGTCGTTTAAAAAGGCGGAATTTTGCTCGATGTGCGGGCCTAAATTTTGCGCGTATAAAATTTCAAAAAATCTAATGAAGGAGAAAAATGTTAAGTAAAGAGGATGTCTTAAACAGACTAAAAGGCGTGATATATCCCGGCTTTGAGAAAGATATCGTGAGCTTTGGATTCGTAAAAAACGTCGAAATCGGCGAGAAAATTTTAATCGAGGTCGAGATCGTAAGCTCAAATCCCGACGTAGCAAACGAGCTGCGAACCGATATAAAGCGCGTGATGGGCTCAAACGAATGCGTCATCAACATCATCCAGCCAAAAATCCCCGAGGAAAAAAGCAACAGCCAAAGCGGTAAAAACATCGCTCCGCAGATCAAAAATTTCGTAATGGTAAGCTCTGGCAAAGGCGGCGTGGGTAAGAGCACTACGACGCTAAATTTGGCTATCTCGATGGCAAAGCTAGGTAAAAAAGTAGGCATCCTAGACGCCGACATCTACGGTCCAAACATCCCAAGAATGCTCGGCGAAGTAGGCACGCAGCCTCAAGTCGTCGGCAACAAGCTAAAACCGATCCTAACTCACGGCGTCGAGATGATGAGTATGGGCGTGCTGATGGAAGAAGGCATGAGTCTCATCTGGCGCGGCTCGATGATAATGAAAGCTATCGAGCAGCTGCTAAAAGACGTATTTTGGAGCGAGCTGGACGTGTTGTTCCTCGATATGCCTCCGGGAACGGGCGACGCGCAGCTAACCCTAGCCCAAAGCGTACCGGTGACTGCGGGCGTGTGCGTCACGACGCCGCAAGTAGTAGCGCTTGATGATAGCAAAAGAGCACTTGATATGTTTGAAAAGCTTCACATCCCAATCGCCGGCGTGATAGAAAATATGAGCGGATTTATCTGCCCTGAAAGCGGCAAGGAGTATGATATATTTGGCAAAGGCACGACCGAGGAAGTGGCAAAAGCCTACGGTACTGAAGTGCTAGCCGAGATACCTATCGAGCCTGCCGTTAGAGTCGGCGGCGACAGCGGCAAGCCGGTGAGCTTTTACGAGCCAAACTCCGTCACGGCTAAACGCTACGAAAAAGCGGCGGCTAGGCTGTGGGAGATAATCGAAAATATAAACGACGGCGGCGGCGCGGACAACTCGTCTATCCAGCCCGTGATGGACGGCAGGAGCGCTTGCTCGAAGTAAAATTTAAAATCTAAAGCCCGAATTTACTCAAATTTGGGCTTTAACTCTCGCAAATTTACAAATTTAGGAGAACGACAAATGAAAGCGATCGTAACGGTGATCGGTAAGGACAAGGTCGGCATTGTGGCGGGCGTTTCGGCTAAGCTCGCGCAGCTTGGGCTAAACATAGACGACATCAGCCAGACGGTTTTGGACGAGTTTTTTACGATGATGGCGGTGGTTTCCAGCGAGGAAAAGCAGGACTTCACGGCTCTAAAGGGGGAGCTAAACGAGCTAGGCGAAAAGCTAAAAGTAAAGATAAACATCCAAAGCTCGGCGATATTTGACGCCATGCACAATATCTAAGGCGCCGATATGGACATCAAAAACGTAACCGAAACGATCGCGATGATCGAGGAGCAAAATTTCGACATCCGCACGATCACGATGGGCATCAGCCTGCTTGACTGCATCGATCCAGATATCGACAAAGCGGCGGAGAAAATTTACGCCAAGATCACAGACAAAGCGCGCGATCTGGTAAATGTCGGCAATGAAATTTCAGCAGAACTCGGCATCCCGATCGTAAATAAGCGCGTCTGCGTAACGCCTATCGCCATCATCGGCGCGGCGACGGATGCTACTGACTACGTGCCGCTTGCTAGGGCGATGGACGAGGCTGCCAAAAAGGTCGGTATCGACTTTATCGGCGGCTTTTCGGCGCTAGTACAAAAGGGCTACGCAAAGGGCGATAAAATTTTAATCGACTCCATCCCCGCCGCGCTCGCCGCGACGCAAAAGGTCTGCTCGTCGGTAAATATCGGCTCGACCAAAACAGGCATAAATATGAGCGCGGTCGCCGACATGGGACGCGTGATAAAAGAAACCGCGCAGCTTTCGGACCTTGGCGCTGCAAAGCTAGTCGTGTTTGCCAACGCCGTCGAGGATAACCCCTTCATGGCGGGCGCATTTCACGGCGTGGGAGAGGCCGAGGTCGTCATAAACGTGGGCGTATCAGGCCCGGGCGTCGTTAAGCGCGCGCTTGAGAAGGTGCGAGGAGCGAGCTTTGACGTGGTCGCAGAGACCGTTAAAAAGACGGCGTTTAAGATCACGCGTATCGGACAGCTCGTCGGTCAAATGGCGTCCGAGCGGCTGGGCGTAAAATTTGGTATCGTCGATCTCTCGCTAGCTCCGACTCCGGCGGTGGGCGATTCGGTCGCGCGCGTGCTTGAGGAGATGGGACTAGAGCGCGTAGGCACGCATGGCACTACGGCTGCGCTAGCGCTACTAAACGACGCTGTCAAAAAGGGCGGAGTGATGGCGTGCAACCAAGTAGGCGGGCTTAGCGGCGCGTTTATCCCCGTCTCCGAAGACGAGGGCATGATCGCCGCAGTGCGCGCAGGCTCGTTAAATTTAGAAAAGCTCGAAGCGATGACCGCGATCTGCTCGGTGGGGCTCGATATGATCGCGATCCCGCAGGATACGCCCGAGCAGACGATCGCCGCGATCATAGCCGACGAGGCCGCGATCGGCGTGATAAATCAAAAAACGACCGCCGTGCGCATCATCCCAAAGGGCAAAGAGGGCGACACGCTGGAGTTTGGCGGGTTACTCGGCAGCGCGCCCGTAATGAGCGTAAATAAAAACTCATCAGCGGGCTTCATCGCCCGCGGCGGCCAGATCCCCGCGCCTATTCATAGTTTTAAAAACTAAATTTATAAAGTCCGCTCAAATTTGCGGACTTTATAGTAAAATAGAGCATAATTGTTTTTAATTAAGATTCCGCATGTGGCTTTTTATTTATCCATACCTTCTATTTTTCATATTTTTTCGCTATAATCCCCCGACTTTTTAAATCGATTTTTAAGTTTATAGCATCTAGTTAAATTTATAAATATCATTAAAATTAAGATTTGCGATTTAATCGCTAAAGCCTAAAGATAAGTGTACCTTTTTCTGCGTTTAGATTTGAGCGATCATAATTTCGGTGCAGTAAATTTTATCCTAAAACTAGACCCGATTAGGCGCCGCAATCTACCCGCGAATTAAGCCTAGTCGGGCTTACTTTTTAAACTCGTAAATCGTATTTAAAACGTTAAACCTATAACCGTAACTAAACAAGGAGTCCTCAATGGCAGTAACTCAAGCGCAAGTAGCACAGCTTTACGTAGCGTTATTTAACCGCGCACCCGAAGGAGCAGGCTTTAACGCATGGGTAAACGCGGGAGCAAACAGTACGATAGCTAAGATGGCTAACGATATGCTATCTTCTCCGGCGGCCCTAGCCTATTTTAACGGCAGCATAGATCACGATAGAGATTTCGTAGAGATGCTCTATAAAAATATCTTAGGCAAAGACTATTCTCAAGACCCGGACGGTATTAACGCATGGGTAAAACACATTCAACTAGGTAACTCAAGAGGAGATACCGTAGCTAAACTATTTGAAGTAGCTACTTCTGCTATAGCAAAAGCAGCCGACCCTGTAGCCGCTAAGGTATTTGAAAATAAAACGGCCATCTCTCAGTATATGGCCGAGAAGATAGCAGATATTCCGGCCGATCAAACCGGAGCTTACGACTACTCTTTATTCCAAGAGATAATAGCGACTACGAATAATACCAACCTAGACGAGCAAAAAGCAAAAATAGACGCTCTTATAGCTCCTACTATCCACAATCTTTCAGCAGACGCTAACGACGTAAGCGGAACAGGCAAATCAGACGTATTTAACGGAGCAGTATCTGCTACCGTAGGACAAACTACGTTTAAAGCTACCGATAAGCTAGACGGCAAGGGCGGAAACGATACTTTAAATTTAGACCTATACACTAACTTCTACGGAATGACTAACGGAACCGGAGAGGTTAAAAATATAGAGAATCTAAATTTGACCAACAAGACCAACGGCGATTTAAGATTTGACACTAAATATATCCATAACCTAGAAACCATCACCTTAAACGGCGAGAATAAGGTAGACGTTATTAACCCGGAGAACAAAGTAAAACTTTTAGTCAACGATCTAAAACTAAGCGGAAACGGCGATACGGGAAGATTAAATCTAATCTATAATACCGACGTATTAGCCGGAAGCAACGATAACCAGGAAATCGTCGTAAATAATGTAAACATGGATAAAGACGCTAGAATAAACATAACTACCGTTAACGGAGACCATATAGAAGCTCTAACCATTAACGCCGTAGGAGGAGCTAGCAAGCTAACTAATTTTACATCAAATACGATTAGACAACCAGACCAAGTTGCAAGCATAAAGACTATGCATATAAAAGGAACGGCTGATCTAACGGTAGATACTACGAGCGGGCTATATAGCTTTGACGCTACCGAATATAAAGGCAACAAACTAATCGCAAACGTAAAAGCCAACGGATACGTTCAAAGCATAAAAGGCAGCGGACAAGACGACGTATTTAACGTAACCGGAGCCAGCGGAAGAATCATACCTATCGACGGAGGAGCCGGCAAGGATACGGTAAACTTCATAGACGCTATAAACGGAAACCAACACGTAGAGATGACGGGAGTGGAAGTACTAAATATCAACACCAACGCTTCAGTGCTAGACTTTACCAGAGCGCAAGAGATAACCGAGCTTGGCATAAACGGAACTAGCGCCACCGTAAATATACTTAACTCTAAGATAGCAAAAGTAAACGCAAAAGCTACCAACTCTACAAACGTAACTATAAACAATAGTACCGATATAAGAGATTTCGTTATAGAAAAAGGTAACGGCAGCATAACCGCAAACGGAACAGAAAAGCTAAACGTCAAAGTAGCCAACGCTAGCGACGTACCTGCAAGCCAAGGCACCACTAGTGCAAGCGTAGTCTCAAATACCGTAAAAGAGCTAGACTTTACCCTAGAAAATACTACGGCTAACAGTAGTACTTTTTATCAAGATATAAACAGCGTATTTGCTCTTGAAACGCTAAACGTAGTAAATAAGACCGATAAAGATATAACGGCTAGTATTACGGCGTTAAACGCTTCGGGAAGCCACGATACGAATGCCTACAACCTAAAGACTCTAAACGTGGAGACAAAGGGAGACTATACTATAAACAATAAGCTAAGCGGCATCAGTAAAATCAATCTAAAAGGTACAGGCGACGACACTAGCGTAACTCTTAGAGCAGTAGGCGATAAGACCTATCTTCCGGTTCCTCTTCAAGGCGTTCAAGATATTTCTTTAAAAGCCGAAGGATTAAAGAATTTAAGCGTAGCCGCAAACGATAAAATATATACCACCAGAAACGTAAGCCTAACCTCTACTACCGATAAAGAGGACTCTACGGTAGCGTACGGAGAGATAGGAGATAGAGATAACGATAAAAAGGTAAACAACGTAACCGTAAGCGCCGTAGGACAAAAAACGTTAACCGTAGGAAATATAACCGCAGTGGGAGATGTAAGTCTGACGAGTAAATTTACGCAGGAGGGGTCAAGCGCAATCTACGCCAAAGAGACCGTATCGACCGATACTAGCGTAACAGGTGGCATAAAGGCTAGGAATTTCTCTTTAAACCATAGCGCAAATTCCGATATAACAGACGGCATTATACGAACTAACGGAAATTTAGATATCACTGGCAATCTAAACGTAAACGCTAGCGGCTATAAAACGCTCAAAATGAGCGTAACGCCGATAACGGCCTTTAGCCCGATAACCGATTGGGAAAAGATTAACGTAGGTGGAGATGCTAAATTTAATACGACTGCAACCGTAGCTGGCGCCTCCACAGAGATAGGCTATCAACCTAGTCCTACTGTAATAACCCCTGACGCAGTGGCCGTAAAAGCAAAGAGCCTAAGTATAAACGCTAACGCAGCTTCAGGCATAACCGATTCTACTCTAAAGCTAGCCAACTACGAGTCTTTAGGCGGAAACATCGACATAACGGCAAATAATCAAAAAAACATCGATATAGGCTGGCTAAGAGGATTTAATACCAATGATAACAGCAAGAAAAGCGATGTAAACATAAACCTAAATACAAACGTAGCTGATGCTAGAGTAAAGATAGGGACGCAAGACCTAACTCACGATTTTGGCATAGGCTCCGCCACCGGTACGACAGATAAAGTGGAAGTTAAAAATATAAACATAAAAGCTTACGGACAAAAAACCATAGAAACAAACAGTATCGATAGCGTAGGCGACGTAAATATCGATATCAAGGGTAACGGGCCAGACTCGACAGCCGATTTCAAGTTTATAACGGGTCGCAATATTACGATTAACGCAAGCAACATTAAGGAACTAAATTTAAAAACTCTCGCAGCTGACATAGAAGGCCATACTAAATTTGGCAACGTTACGATAAATACTGGAACGCACAACTATCTACAAAGTGTTACTCTTGACGGCTATATAATTGCTAAAAATATAACGCTTGAGATGTCAAATTTGACGGCGCCTATGACATTTGGAGGCGTTAGTAGCTGGAAAGTAGGAGAAAGCATAACAATCCGTTCGGGCAGTAGCGCTCCGATCACTTTTGATATGATAGATGTAGGTTGGGGTATGGAGGACAGTGCCAAGGACTTCGTAGCAAATCTAACAAACGTAATAACCGGCATAACGGCCTATTCCAACGATCAAGTAGAAACTATCACCGTAAAAGGTGGAATAACAAATCCAGATAGCCTACTAGCGCTAGGCACGATTACGGATT encodes the following:
- a CDS encoding PFL family protein, translated to MDIKNVTETIAMIEEQNFDIRTITMGISLLDCIDPDIDKAAEKIYAKITDKARDLVNVGNEISAELGIPIVNKRVCVTPIAIIGAATDATDYVPLARAMDEAAKKVGIDFIGGFSALVQKGYAKGDKILIDSIPAALAATQKVCSSVNIGSTKTGINMSAVADMGRVIKETAQLSDLGAAKLVVFANAVEDNPFMAGAFHGVGEAEVVINVGVSGPGVVKRALEKVRGASFDVVAETVKKTAFKITRIGQLVGQMASERLGVKFGIVDLSLAPTPAVGDSVARVLEEMGLERVGTHGTTAALALLNDAVKKGGVMACNQVGGLSGAFIPVSEDEGMIAAVRAGSLNLEKLEAMTAICSVGLDMIAIPQDTPEQTIAAIIADEAAIGVINQKTTAVRIIPKGKEGDTLEFGGLLGSAPVMSVNKNSSAGFIARGGQIPAPIHSFKN
- a CDS encoding beta strand repeat-containing protein yields the protein MAVTQAQVAQLYVALFNRAPEGAGFNAWVNAGANSTIAKMANDMLSSPAALAYFNGSIDHDRDFVEMLYKNILGKDYSQDPDGINAWVKHIQLGNSRGDTVAKLFEVATSAIAKAADPVAAKVFENKTAISQYMAEKIADIPADQTGAYDYSLFQEIIATTNNTNLDEQKAKIDALIAPTIHNLSADANDVSGTGKSDVFNGAVSATVGQTTFKATDKLDGKGGNDTLNLDLYTNFYGMTNGTGEVKNIENLNLTNKTNGDLRFDTKYIHNLETITLNGENKVDVINPENKVKLLVNDLKLSGNGDTGRLNLIYNTDVLAGSNDNQEIVVNNVNMDKDARINITTVNGDHIEALTINAVGGASKLTNFTSNTIRQPDQVASIKTMHIKGTADLTVDTTSGLYSFDATEYKGNKLIANVKANGYVQSIKGSGQDDVFNVTGASGRIIPIDGGAGKDTVNFIDAINGNQHVEMTGVEVLNINTNASVLDFTRAQEITELGINGTSATVNILNSKIAKVNAKATNSTNVTINNSTDIRDFVIEKGNGSITANGTEKLNVKVANASDVPASQGTTSASVVSNTVKELDFTLENTTANSSTFYQDINSVFALETLNVVNKTDKDITASITALNASGSHDTNAYNLKTLNVETKGDYTINNKLSGISKINLKGTGDDTSVTLRAVGDKTYLPVPLQGVQDISLKAEGLKNLSVAANDKIYTTRNVSLTSTTDKEDSTVAYGEIGDRDNDKKVNNVTVSAVGQKTLTVGNITAVGDVSLTSKFTQEGSSAIYAKETVSTDTSVTGGIKARNFSLNHSANSDITDGIIRTNGNLDITGNLNVNASGYKTLKMSVTPITAFSPITDWEKINVGGDAKFNTTATVAGASTEIGYQPSPTVITPDAVAVKAKSLSINANAASGITDSTLKLANYESLGGNIDITANNQKNIDIGWLRGFNTNDNSKKSDVNINLNTNVADARVKIGTQDLTHDFGIGSATGTTDKVEVKNINIKAYGQKTIETNSIDSVGDVNIDIKGNGPDSTADFKFITGRNITINASNIKELNLKTLAADIEGHTKFGNVTINTGTHNYLQSVTLDGYIIAKNITLEMSNLTAPMTFGGVSSWKVGESITIRSGSSAPITFDMIDVGWGMEDSAKDFVANLTNVITGITAYSNDQVETITVKGGITNPDSLLALGTITDFWVDGLSASNLKSIDLSEYDNASGTTRITTMDGAAYNDNVTTVKGSKTKDEIEIGSKNLKLVDSGKGDDKVTFTITQTKDITVNLGEGNDTVTTAALTANKKFEISGGAGNDTFNLGASTTDANASKYITITDANRGDKISLGSAVANFVKIDQNAANGKTNLKEAINAALDSLGSTDANTMYAVYYNNETYLVRDVDANKTVSNGDNLVKLAGLSNFDLLNGNIITEGGDTYLQITHM